In uncultured Bacteroides sp., one genomic interval encodes:
- a CDS encoding cupin domain-containing protein, with amino-acid sequence MKKVEKISAAGNYAAVTIGNLDQLSEHLFVLAPSIEIPGKVFVGESVQSTGTEVSFTVVPAGAGGDFLHVHKTNEELYIVLKGSGEFQVDGNHFPISEGSVVRVSPDGKRAWRNTGNTPLTIICIQSKNGSLKDLGVTDGVILKEKISW; translated from the coding sequence ATGAAAAAAGTAGAAAAAATTTCTGCAGCGGGAAATTATGCAGCTGTAACAATCGGCAATTTAGATCAGTTAAGTGAACATCTGTTTGTACTTGCTCCAAGTATAGAAATTCCAGGAAAAGTTTTTGTTGGCGAGTCAGTACAAAGTACTGGTACAGAAGTATCTTTTACAGTAGTTCCTGCGGGAGCAGGTGGTGATTTTCTTCATGTTCACAAAACAAACGAAGAACTTTACATCGTATTAAAAGGTAGTGGAGAGTTTCAGGTTGACGGTAATCACTTTCCTATTTCTGAGGGTAGCGTAGTTAGAGTATCACCTGACGGCAAACGTGCATGGAGAAATACCGGAAACACTCCGCTAACAATAATATGTATTCAAAGTAAAAACGGATCGTTGAAAGATTTAGGAGTAACAGATGGAGTTATACTGAAAGAAAAAATTAGTTGGTAA